The Deltaproteobacteria bacterium genome contains the following window.
CAATGCACAGCCCCGCACATATTGAGGCAGCAGGCCATGGATATCCTGACCTGGGCCGGAAGGGTCATGCCCTGAAAATAGTCGAACAGATCGTCCAGGACCGCCTTGACCATGGATGAGGCATCGGTCGCCGGTGTATGACAGTGGAGGAATCCCTGGGTATGCACGATATTTGTGATTCCGGCGCCGGTCCCGCCGATAGGGAACTTATAGCTGCCGGTTACGTGCTTACGATTCTGTAAATCCTTTTTCAATGCCTCCATCTTATCCTGACTGTCGGTCATGAATTCGATGTTATTTCGAGTGGTGAACCGGAGATAGCCGTCGCAATATTTATCTGCGATCTCACACATTTCCCGGATATGTTCCACCGACATGAAGCGGCAGCCGCCGCATCTGACAGTAAAAACCTTATCGCCTGTTTCAGACACATGAACCAGGATACCCGGCTCCAGAATCTCATGAGATTTCCATTTCCCGTAGTTATTCTGGATAATAGGAGGAAAGTACTGCCAGAAGTGCCTGGGCCCCAAGTCAGTGAGCCTGTTTTGCATCGGTTTTTCAGGATTGTACAGCCCTAATCTCTCAGTAGATAATGCCATTCTATGTACCTCCTATCTCTTATGCTTGGCTCGGTATACGTTAATATCGCGTTCAAAGCCACCCGGCACATCTTCCGATTTCCAGAAGATGTAGGGGTTACTCCTGGGTTCTGTCACCATCTGCGGCATGGCAGGAATTTCAAGCACCTCCAGGAATTTCGGGATTCCGTAGCGCTGGATCAGTTCACCTAAGCGCTCGCGGTTCTTCCCCTCTTCCATCCACCAGTCCCACACCTTTTCCACGATCTCCTTGATGTTGTCGTAGGGGTGCTCACACTTTACAAAAGGAATGGTCAGGACCGACATCTGGGCGCCCTCGAGAATCGGCGCCTTGGCCCCGAAGAGGATGCTGCACCCGGTGTCCGTGCCCGGTCTCAAGGCGGCGGGCATGGTATCGATGCAGTGCATGCAGCGGGTACATTCCTTGTCGTCGATCATGAGTTTGCCGTCTTCCATCCACATACACTGGGTGGGGCAGCGATTAATCACTTCATTTTCGATATCGAATTTCCCCCAGTCTTTCCCGGCGTGCGCACCGCCATTGGGCGGAATTTCGCCGCCGATATATGCCTGGACCGCTTCCTGATCGATCCGGATATTGTCTCTCCAGGTCCCGATGTACGACATGTCGGATCGGGCGATGGACGCAACACATCCGTTGGGGCAGCCGTCGAATTTAAATTTAAACTTGTACGGGAAGGCCGGGCGGTGCAGTTCATCCTGGTAATAGTTTGTCAGTTCGTAGCACATATCCTGGGTATCAATACAGGCATATTCGCAGCGGGCCTTTCCCAGGCAGCAGGAAGGGGAGCGCAGATTGGATCCAGATCCGCCCAGATCCTGCTGGAGCACGTGACCCAGCTCATAGAAAACCGGCTCAAGCTGCTCGGTAAAAGTCCCCAGGAATATGATGTCCCCGGTGGATCCGTGCATATTCATCAGACCGCTCCCTCGATATTCCCACAGGTCGCAAAGGCATCGAAGATAATCCGTATCATAAAACTTGCTCATGGTCTGGTTCACACGCATGGTGTGAAAATGGGCAATGGAAGGAAACTGCTCCTGCAGGTCGGAATACCGACCGATAACGCCGCCTCCATAACCGAACACCCCCACGATGCCGCCATGCTTCCAGTGGGTTTCGCCGTCGTCAAAAGAGACCTGGAGCTGTCCCAGCAGATCTTCGGCCACATCCGCCTCAATCATCATTCGATCTTTTGCCAGTTTTCTGCGGTGCAGGGCCTCTCGTTTGGTATCGGCCACAAAACTCGGCCAAGGCCCCTTTTCCAGTTCATCCACATCCGGGATCTCGTGCTTTATCTTGAAATTCTTGAGCTCTTCCTCTGTATAATTATTCAACTCCTCGTCGGAGTAAATCCTGAGCTCCTCATACTTGAGTATCTTTTGTTCCTGTGCTGGTTCAAATGCCATTATCTGTGCCTCCTTTTGCTATTTTGATAAGTTGCACCTTTTAAGGAGTAAATCCTACAAGTTAACTGCCTTTACCCTCACCTCCTCCCTCAAATGATCACACCCTCTGCAAAAATTCCCTAAAACCATTTCCCTCAATTTTGTCCGGATCTGCCAATGCGAAACAGAGCAGATTCCACGCTTATATGTGAAAATTTTAATTAGTTAGTTTTTCAAATAGTTAAGGTTTGATTTATAATCAAAGGGGGAATAGGATGTCAATAAAAAAAAGCCGACGCAATCCATAACTTTTTTTGTTGACAATCCTGCGCGACCGTGATCCTAATCTGACGCTTCTGGCGGGCCTCTGGTTGCCTGTCAGAGAAATCATAAGGTAAAAAACAGGGGATTTTTGTTAATAATGCACCCTCGAGTCATTATTGCCGCGTTAAAGGGAGGGTCCGGGAAGACCATCCTGTCTCTGGGTCTTGTTGCCGCATGGCGGGAAAGAGGCCTCAGGATCGCTCCCTTTAAAAAGGGGCCGGATTTTATTGATGCCGGTTGGCTCGCCTTTGCTGCGGACCGGCCGTGTTTTAATCTGGATCCTTTCTTGATGAATGAAGAGCAGATAATGGCATCTTTTCTCTTCCGCTCAGACGATTCGGACCTCTCCTTGATCGAAGGGAACAGGGGGCTATACGACGGACTCGATTTAGATGGCTCATCCAGTACGGCAGGTCTGGCCAAGCTCCTTTGTGCGCCGGTCCTGATTATTCTGGATGTGTCCATGTCAACCCGCACCATGGCAGCCGTTGTCAAGGGGTGCCAGACCTTCGACCCGGGCGTGCATATCGCAGGGGCTATTTTGAACAGGGTTGCGGGGCAACGGCAGGAGATGTTGATCACTGCAGCCATTGAAAAGTACTGTGGGGTGCCTGTGGTCGGTTCTGTCCCTAAGTTGAAGGAACATTTTTTCCCTGAGCGACACATGGGTCTTGTCCCCCTTCAGGAGCGGGCTCAGGCCGAAAAGGCTGTTTCATGGGCCAGGAAGATCGTTCAAGATCATCTCCGGTTAGATCAGATCTGGGAGATTGCGCACCGGTCCGGGGATCATGAAATCGCGACGTCACAGTTGGCACCAAGAACAAAGGCGGCGGCCAGTGATCTATCTCCACGAATTGGGTTCATCAGAGACCGGGCATTCTGGTTCTACTATCCGGAAAACCTGGAGCAGCTTGAGCGCATGGGGGCCGTGATGGTGGAGGTGGATGCCATATCCTCACCGGAACTGCCGCAGTTGGATGCCCTGTATATCGGGGGGGGATTCCCTGAGACCCAGGCACAAGGTCTTGCGGATAATCGAGGTTTCAGAATGAGCCTGAAAGCGGAAATCGAAAAGGGACTTCCGGTTTATGCGGAGTGCGGAGGGTTCATGTATTTAGGAGAGCGGCTTTTAGTGGGTAACCGGTCTTACCCAATGGTTGGAGCGCTCCCGGTGGAATTCATTCTTCAAAAAAGGCCTCAGGGCCACGGATACACGGTGCTGAGAGTAGCCGGCCCCAACCTGTATTATAATGTGGGCGACGAGTTAAGAGGCCATGAATTCCACTACTCCCGGCCTGTGTTTACTGGAGAAAAGGGCCTGAAATTCGCCTTTAAGGTGAACCGAGGCCGGGGGATTGACGGCCTGAGAGACGGCATTTGCAGAAAGAATATCCTGGCAACCTACACCCATGTGCATGCGGCGGGCAATCGGAGTTGGGCGAAAGGGCTTTTTGGGGCCGCCCTTTCGCACAAAAAATCGGATAAATTTTTAAAAGTGGGAAAAGAATATTTGACAACACAATAATTGGGAATTATAATCATAAACTTACGTCTAAAGGATTGACAGGGATCTCAGAAGATGGTACACGATACGACATCTTAATCAAGAAAGGGAGGTTTTGGGTTATGCCAACAGTAGAGTTTGAGGGGAATACCTACAGTGTTGATGAAGACGGCTTCATTGACGATTTCAACAACTGGAATGAGGCATGGATGCGCTATGTGAAGACGACGGAAGGTATTGAGGAACTGACCGACGAGCACAAGAAGGTGGTCGATGTTCTTCAGGACTATTACAAGAAGAATGGGATCGCCCCCATGGTGAGAATCCTCTCCAAGGTCACCGGATACAAGCTGAAATACATCTACGAGTTATTTCCCTCTGGACCGGGCAAGGGTGCCTGTAAGATGGCCGGCCTGCCAAAACCCACGGGTTGCGTCTGATTCCATAACGAACAGGATTATTTCCCCGCCGAAAAAAGGCGCAAGAGATGTCTCAATGAGAGTGTCTGTTGCGCCTTTTCCACACCAACCTGGAATGGTCTAAGTTTCAGGGATGGGAATCCCTTTAGCCGGTCTTGCTTCTAAGCGCCTTTCCTGCTAGTGGATTATAGAGCTTGGTAATGGCGAACTTCATGACGTCCAGGCTCTTCAGATTAAAAATAATGTCTGCAAGGGTGATCTGGGCCTGTTCCGGAAGCACACATGCGTTGGATGAATCAAATGTAAGATCAGGAAAGGCTTTCTGAAGCTTCTTCTGGTCTTTCTGGCTCATAGCCACCTGGACGGCCTTTTTGCCATCGATTTCCTGAATATGTTCGCCTAGGCCAAGTTCTTCCATCTTTTTCTGCTGTTCCGGATCCAAAAAGAGATTGATACAGTAATCTGCCATTTACTTAATTCCCTCCTCTCTACCCGCGCTAAAGATAATGTTTTTCAAATACCTATCCATTTGCTATGGATATACATTCGGATTCCTTTGATGTCAAGCCGTTTCAAGCGCTCCTTTTTTGCCTGGCAGATAATCGATCCAGGCAGGAGGGTTGCGCCCTATTTGACTATCTTTTTCAGTCGTTTTATACAAACGATTGTGGAAATTCCTAAATATACATTGGGGAATTGGAATGATTTTGCGGCATTCATATCCTTGGAGGGGTCAACTCGATGAAGTTTCAAAACCACATCCGGAACGAATATAATAAATGCGATACCCCGGATAATACTGTGCGCCGAATCCAGCAGGGGTTCGACCGCCTGGGACTTGCGCCCGAATATGCCGGAGTCAGGGTTTCGGATTTGCTCTTCTGGGGAAGAATCTGGATCGATTCGCTCCAGATCGTGTGCGAGGGAAAAGGCATCTCCCACAGACTGGCTGAAGCAAGCGCATATGCAGAGTTGGCGGAACGGATGAGCGCCGGCCTATATTATCCGGTGTTTGAAGAACAGGTCCGATTTCATCTGCCGGGGATCTACGGCCCCGATACCGTCCGTTTTTTGAATTACGAATGGATGGAGGGGTATGTCAGGGCTCACCAGACAGAATTGGACAGGGCCGTGACCGTCGAGGAGCTGCTCCGAAGGGAATGCCATCTCAGCAGCGCGCACTTGACCGAAATCAAGGACTGCGAGATGGCGCGACACTGGGTCGACGGCTATTCCCTGCTCCGGGAAGAGACCGTCAAGGTCCCGGTCAAATTCGTGGCCTACATCCACGGTTCCAACGGGATGGCCGCCGGCAACACCATCGAAGAGGCCATGATCCAGGCAAGCTGCGAAATCCTGGAGCGATATGCCCAGATCAACATCGTTAAACCGGAGACGATCGTCCCGTCCATCGACACTGGCACAATAGACCTCGATCTAATCCACCGGATGATCGCGTTTTATGCCCGATTCAATGTCGGCGTTACCCTGAAGGACCTTTCTTTTGACGGCATGCTGCCGGTCATCGGGGTATTCTATACCAACCGGAACCTCCCCCCGGACCGGCTGGAACACAGATCCCTGATCGCAGGCGCCTCCTTCACCCTGGAGGAGGCCCTCACCCGCTGCTTCACCGAAGGGATGCAGGGGAAGAAGTCCCTTCTTACTTCACGGCCCCAGTTTGACAGGCCGGTGGTCCCCAGGTCCCAGGTCAAAGACTACTATACCCTGATGCGATGCGGGGTCTCGCCGACCGATATCTCCTTTTTAGATGAGGGGAAGATGACGGGCTTCCGTCCGTGGCGGAAGAAAGACATTCTGGAGGAGATCGAGGCGCTCAAAGAGATCGTCAGGGGGTTCGGGACCGACTGCATCGTCCTGAAACACACCCATCCGGTCCTGGAGTTCCCGGTGGTTCGGGTGGTCATTCCCGGGATCTCGGATTTTCTCCCATTCCTCCCTTCGACCATCCTGACCGATGAAAAGACCAAACCGGCCACGGCCTGGAAAGGGGAGACCTTCATGAGAGTCATGCAGAGCTTTTTCACCCATCACTGATCCCCGTTGACGGATGTCTTCTCATACAGCGACGGCCTTCTTTCCGGAAGGAAATATTTCATTCGGTGGGTTCTCAGATCCTGGAGGATCTCATCTTTGAGTTCAGCATAGAGGATGTGTTCTTTCATGCCCACATACTGCGTTAATACCCGGCCGTCCGGCCCCAAGACCACGGCAACCCCTGGAAAGGTAAGGCCGTTTTCGAAGGACCCCACCTGGTTGCAGGCGATCACATAGAGCCCGTTGTCAAATGCCCTGGCCGGCAGGTGTCTCATCCAGCTTTGCAGTTTTTCCTCGGGCGCCCCCCTCGGGGAGGCGTGGGGGATGAGGACAATATCCGCCCCCATGAGGGCCATCCGGGTGCTGATCTCCGGGAAGTGGGCTTCATAGCAGAGCTGCACGCCGAACGTGGTCTTTCCGACCTTGAATACCTCGATCTTTTCCCCAGGACAATAGACGGCCGTCTCCGTGGGGCCCAGATGCGTCTTCCGGTAGGTCCCGATCAGGCCGTCAGGGCCTGCGATTATCTGGGCGATATAAGGGTTCCCTTCATCCGTGACCTCAATGAGTCCGGCGATGAGAACGATTTCTGTCTTCTTCGCTGTCCGGACCAGCCGATCCACTATTTTTTCCATCTCCCGGAGCCCATATATCCGGGAGGGAGAGGTCTGGATATAGCCGGTTACCGACAACTCAGGGAAACAGACGAAATCGGCGCCGTTGGCGGATGCCTCTTGGGTCATGGACTCTATTCTGTCGAGGTTTCCGGCAATGTCTCCGGGATTGGCGTGCATGCAGACAGCGGCTGTCTTGAGATCGTTCATGGTAAATCTCCTCCAACGTGGTCCGGGAGAGCGATGGACAACATGCGCCCCGGAGCGGGATTGCGTCAGCAGTCATTGATTACCATCTTTACTGACATTCAGTCAATTTGAACACTCCAAAATCCATATTGCGGAAAACGGCTTTGACAAGCGGCTCTGCTTCGTATAGGAAATATTTCAGAATCCCGGTGGAGCTTGAATGGGGTTTAACCGCCTGGCGCCGGGATTCAATAGAGCGTGCATTCTTTTTCTTATTCCTTCTTCCCAGGATCTGAAGGTCGGATAATAAAATTGAAAATACTTCTTATATACCCTTATTGCCTTGAAGAGCGGATCCATGAGGACGATGTAAGGGTTCCCCCCATCGGACTCTATTATGTGGCTGCGGTCCTAAGGGAAAACCATTATGACTGCGAGATCCTGAACTGGCACCAGATCAACCGGACGCCGGAGCGTATCCGGGAAACCCTGGCCGCAAAGGCCCCGGACGTGATCGGCATTTCTGTTTTGCATGCCAATCGGTGGGGGGCCATCGAGATCGCGCGGATCGCCAAGGCGGTGGATCCGTCGGTCAGGGTTGTATTCGGGGGCGTCGGTCCCACCTTGTTGTGGGAGCACTTCCTAAAAAATTTCAAAGAGATCGACTTCTGTGTCCTGGGAGAAGGCGAATATGCGTTCCTTAACCTGATACAGTCGATCGAAAAGAAGGATTCACGGGCAATTGAAAAGATTCCGGGAATTGCCTTGAGAAAAAAGGGAGGGGTTGTCAACACCAAAGCGCCGATCCCCATTCGGGATCTCGATCAATTGCCGGATCCTGCAAACCACTTCATCTATCAGCATGTGAGTACTACCCGGGGGTGTCCGGGCAACTGCACCTTCTGCGGATCACCCCGAATCTGGGGTCGCAAGGTCAAGTTCCACTCCCCCCGGTATTTTGTCGATCAGTTGGAGCATCTGCATCAGAAGGGGGTTGGTTTTTTCTATTTTTCGGACGACACCTTCATGCTTAAGAAGGACAATGTGATAGCAATCTGCAAGGGGATACTCGAAAGGGATCTTCGGATCTCGTGGGCCGCCATCTCCCACGTCAATTATGTGGATGAAGAGGTCCTCTCCTGGATGCGACGGGCCGGGTGCACCCAGATCAGTTACGGGGTCGAAAGCGGTTCAGAGAAAATAAGAGACCTGCTGCAGAAAAATATCCGGACCGACCAGATCCAAAAGGCCTTCTCGTTGACGACTCGGTGGGGCATCCTTCCCCGGGCCTATTTCATCTATGGCTGCCCGGGAGAGACGTGGGACACCATTCAGGAAACCATCGACCTGATTCATACGATCAAGCCCCTCGGCGTTATTTTTTATATACTTGATATTTTTCCAGGAACCGCCCTTTATGCGGATTTTGTAAAGCGAACAGGCGTTAAAGACGATATCTGGCTCAGGCAGGTTGAAGATATCATGTATTTCGAGACAGACCCCTGTCTCAATCAGGAATTGATCCTTGCCTTCGGGAGGAAGCTGAGGGCAGAGTTCTACAGCAGCCTCCCCTCCTTTGTGGATGCCATCGACCTGGTGGACGAGGAAGGATTTTCCGGGCTGCATGCCGATTTTCTGTCGCGGCTCGGGATGACCTTCAGTCACGGTGATTATGCCGGGATAGAGGCCATCCCAAACAAAGATGAAACCGCCGCAAAACTGTATGAACGATCCTTGAGTTACGCCCCCAATGACAGGGCCTATCTGGGTCTGGGGATCATCCGGCAAAAGGAGAGGGAATTCCACGAATCCATCCGCATCCTCTCCGAGGGGGTACGGCATTTCCCGGAAAACGAGCAGTTATGGATCTGCCTGGGTCTGAGCCATATGAACTTGGGCCAGCATAGCGAGGGCCTCTCCTGTTTCGAAAAATTCAGAAACTCGGAACAGGCAGCGTCTTATATTGCAGAGTGCCGACGGCAATTATGACCAGGGGCACAAGAAGCCGGCGCTCCCATATACGCATGAGACATGCCTTCATGAATGGAAGCCTGGCTTTCCCGGGCAAGACAGAGTTCTCCCAAGGGGCTACTGCAAGGCCCCCTTGAGGAGGGACATTACCACATCGCCCCCTTTGCTCTTCGCGTATTCCAGGATAATGGGGGTGAACTGCCCGATCATATCTGCATTGAGCCCAAGCGAGGAGAAGCTGTCGGATAGACCGGCCACCCCGGCCAGCGAACTGGTTTTTTCACTCCCGCCCAACAGGGATGAGGCCCTGCCGAGTTTCCCGGCCAGGCCCCCTCCTCCTTCTGTCTCGGGCGCGGCCTCGATGAGAGACTCCGTCTCCGGCATGGCGTCGGTTACCTTCGAAAAATCGTCGGCACTCAACTTCTGTTTGGCATGGCCCAGAATGGCGCCTGATCCGCCCTCGGCCTGCGCATCGGTGACACCGAGTCGGCTGGTCAGCAGACTGATCAGTCCCGAGCTGTCGGCATGAACAGGGTTTACGCAGACGATCATCATGAGTCCAAGGGCCAACGCGCAACATACACCCAACAAGTTCTTCATGGCATTTCCTCCTGAAAAAGGTCAATCGTAACTGTTTGAAAAATCATACCTAATTGATTCGGTCGTTGTCAAAGGGAATCCCTCTGGCCGCTTACCTTGAACTGGGTTTCAAGGATTGGACGAGGCATGGGTTGCAGTGTGATTTTCAAAGAAATCCCAGAGGATTTCCGCGGCGTCAAAATCCTTCAGAGGTTCATCGTCGGGAAGACTACCGGTGAAATGGATTCCCGGCCAGTCATGGCCCCAGCCTTCGATCAGCCAGACGGAGACCGCCGCACCGTCAGCACAGTCGTCCCATGATTTGACAATCACCCGGCCTTCGCGAAACCGATTCTCATTGGGAGATCCCTTGCATCCGTTATGATCTACCCAGAAATCCACACAATCCGGGACCGACCAGTAGGTTCGCTGACCGCCCCTGCGGGGGCTGATGCCGCCATTATATGGAACATCCTGATCTTCCAGACCGTGCATGATCAGTACAGGAAGGGATTTTTGGGGATTCGGAATGCGCCAATCAGGTTCTTCTTCCGATGCCTTGCCCCCTAAGGAGGCCGCCAGGAAGGCCGCCCCGGCCAGCATGTCTGCCCTTTCAGCGGCGAACCGGTAGGCCATCATTCCCCCGTTTGAAAAACCGAGGATATAGATGCGGGTTCGATCCACATTCAAACGCCGGCAGGCATCGTCAATGGCCGCAGCGATAAACCCAACGTCATCCACCTTGTCCTTGGCCGCCTTCCCGCAGCAGTGACCGGCATTCCAGTGCTGCAGATAACCGAACAGGCCCATACCGTCCGGGTAGAGGACTATGAAATTCTCGCGATCCGCCAGTTTGCTGAAGCCACTGAATTTTTCCATGCCAAGCCCGGTATCGAAGGCCCCGTGAATCACCACAGCAAGGGGGAGCGGATTTTCGGCGTGCCCACCGGACGGGATGCGGATCTGATAGGTCCTGTTGAACCCGTTTGCCTGTATGTCCATCGTAACTTCGTAGGTTTCCGGCCCGAAACCCCGGTCTTGCGGCAACCCCTTGGCACATCCGGTAACTCCCTGGAAAAAAAGCAGGACGCATGCGGACAGGATCAGTGATTTCATCTCTTGGACCTCAGTATTTTCTGTGGATTGGGTATTTCCGTTTGCGCCGTTCCATAGAATCATAATGAACAAGACTCAAGACACGGTCAAGCTATTTTGTCAGGGTCTGATTGGAGAAAACGAAGATCCGAAACGCGCCGTGTCACGCCGGGCGATGACAACCGGAATGAGGCACCCAAAAGGAAGTTGCGAAAAATTGAAACGAGATATAGTATCCACGAATACCCCTAACCTGGACAAGCCGGAACCGAAGAGTCTCTCGCCCCAGTACCATTTGCCGAAACTACCCAGTGAAACAGATGCAAAAAAGCCGGTTTCACAAGGCAAGCGGGGTAAACAAAGGCGCAAGGCTCGAAAAGAAAAACAAAGGGAATGCTTCTTGTGCGTTTTGCACGAGATTTAGTTGTTAACTGCTTAAGGCTTAGGAGGTTCCAGGTTTCCCGCTGAGCAGGGTCAGGGTCCCGAATCTCTTATACATCCAGCTGAAAGATGAAAATGACCGTCCGGAGGTGAGAAATGTCAAATATCAACGTATTGTCCCAGCGCTATGCCGGACCTGAGATCAATCGAATCTTTTCCGACGAGGGGAGAATTTTGGCCGAGCGGGAACTCTGGATTGCCGTGATGAAGGCCCAGAGAGGCCTGGGGATTTCGATTCCGGCCGATGTGATCGAAGGGTATGAGGCGGCCAAACCCCGCATCGACCTGGATTTCATCAAACAGCGGGAATTGGAGACCAAGCACGATGTCAAGGCCAGGATAGAGGCCTTTGTCAAGGCCGCGGGTATGTCCGAACAGATTCACAAGGGCATGACCAGCCGGGACCTCACCGACAATGTGGAACAGATGCAGTTCAAAAAGGCCTCCCGGATCATCCTGGGCCGCTATGTGTCGGTCCTGAAACACCTGATGGATCGGGCGTCGGAATATCAGGATATTGTCCTTACGGCCCGGACCCATCATCAGGCCGCGCAACCCACCCTCCTGGGGAGGCGGTTTGCCATGTGGGCTGAAGAACTCATGGTCCATCTTCTGAATTTTGAGACTTTTTTAAATGGCTATCCCCTTCGGGGGATCAAAGGTCCGGTGGGCACCCAGTTTGACATGCTCACCCTCCTCGGGACCCCTGAAAAGGTCCGGATGCTCGAAAACCAGGTGGCCGAGAGTCTCGGTTTTCAGAAGGTCCTCGACAGCCCCGGGCAGGTCTACCCACGATCATTGGATTATGCCCTTCTGTCCCATCTGGCATTCATGGGAACGGCCTGCGAGACCTTTGCCAAGGGGATGCGGCTCATGTCCGGGTATGAGCTGGTGACCGAGGGCTTCAAGGAGGGGCAGGTCGGGTCGAGCGCCATGCCCCACAAAATGAACACACGGAGTTCGGAGCGGATCTGCGGGTTCTCCACCCTGATCAAGATGTATGCGGACGGCGCCTCCCGGCTGGCCGGGGACCAGTGGGAAGAGGGGGATGTTTCCTGTTCGGTGGTGCGGCGGATCGTGATGCCCGACGCCCTATACGCCTCGGACGGGCTGTGTGAAACCACGCTCACGGTCCTCTGCAACATGGGGGTCTATCCGGTTGTCATACAGAAGGAGGTGGATCGGTATCTCCCCTTCCTGGCCAGCACCGAGATCCTCATGACCGCGGTCCAGGCAGGGGTGGGGAGGGAGACGGCCCATGAGGCCATCAAGCGGCACGCCGTGGCAGAGGCCATGACCATGCGTCAGGAGGGGACACCCCCCCGGCTTTCCCGGAGACTGGCCGAGGATGAAGTATTCAGGGAGGCCGGCATCACCGAGGCCCATCTCAAGGCCATCTTAAAGGAGACCGGGCATTTTGTGGGAAACGCCAGGGTGCAGATCCAGCAGGTCCGATCCAGGGCCGAATCCCTGATTCAACGCCATGCCGATGCGGCCCTGTATGAACCGGGGGAAATTCTCTGAATAAGGGACAAGGTTCATTTGGGAGAAGATAACATGACGGAATTCGTGACTACAAATGAAGCGGGCTTAAGGATAGCCTTTTTCGTCGGCATATTCCTGGCTGTGGCCCTTGTTGAGCGTGTGGTCCCTCGCCGGGTCCTGACCACGTCCAAAAAGACACGATGGTTCGGCAACATCGGCATCGTGTTCATCAATACCTTCCTGTTGCGGCTCTTGGTTCCTGCGGGCGCTGTGGGGGTCTCCGTATGGATCGGACATCAGGGCTGGGGCATCTTTAATTATATCCGATGGCCCTTCTGGCTGGAGGTGGCGCTGACGGTCGTCATCCTGGATTTCATCATCTACATGCAGCACGTCATGTTTCATGCGGTCCCGGTACTGTGGCGCCTCCACATGATGCATCACGCGGACCTGGATTATGATCTTACCACCGGCACCCGGTTTCACCCGCTCGAGATCATCATCTCCCTGGGAATCAAGGCGGTCGCCATTACAGTGCTGGGGGCCCCTCCGGTGGGCGTCATCGTCTTCGAGATCCTTCTCAACGGGACGGCCATGTTCAACCACGGTAATTTCTTTATCCCGCTGGGTATCGACCGGGTGCTGCGGCTCCTGGTGGTCACGCCGGATATGCACCGGGTCCATCATTCCGTATTTCCGAATGAAACCAACACCAACTTCGGGTTCAATCTCCCGTGGTGGGACCGCCTGTGCGGCACCTACCGGTCCCAGCCCAGAAAGGGTCACGAACAGATGACCATCGGCCTGAATCAGTTTCGCGACCCTTCCCGCCTCACCCTCCCCTGGCTCCTTGCCTTGCCCTTCATCGGCACCACCGGGAGCTACGCCATCGGCAAAAGGGGCGCCAAAAGCAGCGATGATCAGACGTGATCCATCGCTCCCGTCGCTTCCCAGAAGCCCTTCCCCTTCAATTCTGTCGTACCGGTTGCGCTGACGACCTAACCCCTGAGTGCCTGGTTGAGCCTTCGGGTGACGTTCAGGAAGGCGCTGCTTTCTCCTTCCCGGGGTCTCGGCAAATCGAC
Protein-coding sequences here:
- the dsrB gene encoding dissimilatory-type sulfite reductase subunit beta, with product MALSTERLGLYNPEKPMQNRLTDLGPRHFWQYFPPIIQNNYGKWKSHEILEPGILVHVSETGDKVFTVRCGGCRFMSVEHIREMCEIADKYCDGYLRFTTRNNIEFMTDSQDKMEALKKDLQNRKHVTGSYKFPIGGTGAGITNIVHTQGFLHCHTPATDASSMVKAVLDDLFDYFQGMTLPAQVRISMACCLNMCGAVHCSDIALLGYHRKPPVIDHEVIDSLCEIPLVIAACPTGAISPAKTEEGKKTVKIKDERCMFCGNCYTMCMAVPLADKEGDGVTILAGGKISNRISPPEFSKVVVPWLPNEFPRYPDVCAHVKRIVEAYAADAKKYERIGDWAKRIGWERFFEKCDLPFTEHLIDDYRLQYDTYRTSTQFKYTEAAWEVSRAAGGIE
- the dsrA gene encoding dissimilatory-type sulfite reductase subunit alpha, with translation MAFEPAQEQKILKYEELRIYSDEELNNYTEEELKNFKIKHEIPDVDELEKGPWPSFVADTKREALHRRKLAKDRMMIEADVAEDLLGQLQVSFDDGETHWKHGGIVGVFGYGGGVIGRYSDLQEQFPSIAHFHTMRVNQTMSKFYDTDYLRCLCDLWEYRGSGLMNMHGSTGDIIFLGTFTEQLEPVFYELGHVLQQDLGGSGSNLRSPSCCLGKARCEYACIDTQDMCYELTNYYQDELHRPAFPYKFKFKFDGCPNGCVASIARSDMSYIGTWRDNIRIDQEAVQAYIGGEIPPNGGAHAGKDWGKFDIENEVINRCPTQCMWMEDGKLMIDDKECTRCMHCIDTMPAALRPGTDTGCSILFGAKAPILEGAQMSVLTIPFVKCEHPYDNIKEIVEKVWDWWMEEGKNRERLGELIQRYGIPKFLEVLEIPAMPQMVTEPRSNPYIFWKSEDVPGGFERDINVYRAKHKR
- the cobB gene encoding hydrogenobyrinic acid a,c-diamide synthase (glutamine-hydrolyzing); translated protein: MHPRVIIAALKGGSGKTILSLGLVAAWRERGLRIAPFKKGPDFIDAGWLAFAADRPCFNLDPFLMNEEQIMASFLFRSDDSDLSLIEGNRGLYDGLDLDGSSSTAGLAKLLCAPVLIILDVSMSTRTMAAVVKGCQTFDPGVHIAGAILNRVAGQRQEMLITAAIEKYCGVPVVGSVPKLKEHFFPERHMGLVPLQERAQAEKAVSWARKIVQDHLRLDQIWEIAHRSGDHEIATSQLAPRTKAAASDLSPRIGFIRDRAFWFYYPENLEQLERMGAVMVEVDAISSPELPQLDALYIGGGFPETQAQGLADNRGFRMSLKAEIEKGLPVYAECGGFMYLGERLLVGNRSYPMVGALPVEFILQKRPQGHGYTVLRVAGPNLYYNVGDELRGHEFHYSRPVFTGEKGLKFAFKVNRGRGIDGLRDGICRKNILATYTHVHAAGNRSWAKGLFGAALSHKKSDKFLKVGKEYLTTQ
- a CDS encoding TusE/DsrC/DsvC family sulfur relay protein, producing the protein MPTVEFEGNTYSVDEDGFIDDFNNWNEAWMRYVKTTEGIEELTDEHKKVVDVLQDYYKKNGIAPMVRILSKVTGYKLKYIYELFPSGPGKGACKMAGLPKPTGCV
- a CDS encoding YcaO-like family protein — translated: MKFQNHIRNEYNKCDTPDNTVRRIQQGFDRLGLAPEYAGVRVSDLLFWGRIWIDSLQIVCEGKGISHRLAEASAYAELAERMSAGLYYPVFEEQVRFHLPGIYGPDTVRFLNYEWMEGYVRAHQTELDRAVTVEELLRRECHLSSAHLTEIKDCEMARHWVDGYSLLREETVKVPVKFVAYIHGSNGMAAGNTIEEAMIQASCEILERYAQINIVKPETIVPSIDTGTIDLDLIHRMIAFYARFNVGVTLKDLSFDGMLPVIGVFYTNRNLPPDRLEHRSLIAGASFTLEEALTRCFTEGMQGKKSLLTSRPQFDRPVVPRSQVKDYYTLMRCGVSPTDISFLDEGKMTGFRPWRKKDILEEIEALKEIVRGFGTDCIVLKHTHPVLEFPVVRVVIPGISDFLPFLPSTILTDEKTKPATAWKGETFMRVMQSFFTHH